The proteins below are encoded in one region of uncultured Eubacteriales bacterium:
- the rpmI gene encoding 50S ribosomal protein L35: MPKLKSHSGAKKRFSFTKSGKVKRASTKRRHLLNGHGKTTKLKRSLRGTAYADSTNVAAIKRMLPYK; the protein is encoded by the coding sequence ATGCCTAAGCTCAAATCCCACAGCGGCGCCAAGAAGCGTTTCAGCTTCACCAAGTCCGGCAAGGTTAAACGCGCCTCCACCAAGCGCCGCCACCTGCTCAATGGCCACGGCAAGACCACCAAGCTCAAGAGAAGCCTCCGCGGCACCGCTTACGCGGACTCCACCAACGTCGCCGCGATCAAGCGCATGCTCCCCTACAAATAA
- a CDS encoding LexA repressor: MKYNRWPKRDPIKNYFPVPNEIYHLGLEAGEIAIYGYLLSIEDRKTYQCHPSYKTIGKAVRMSSNTVRKNVVALEEKGLISTEATMIRRKDGRPMNGSLLYTIRPIQAAVEMFYVRQLRKVEEDAEKQRIAERLEKLPHRSHCKPLCAPLDKESSPNPIRGETGDVEPVSEDERRTNEFLSKPSEAVSEDEREAKEKAG; the protein is encoded by the coding sequence TTGAAGTACAACCGATGGCCCAAGCGCGACCCAATCAAAAACTACTTCCCGGTTCCCAATGAGATTTACCACCTCGGTCTGGAGGCCGGTGAAATCGCCATCTACGGTTACCTGCTCTCCATCGAGGACAGGAAAACCTACCAATGCCACCCCAGCTACAAAACAATCGGCAAAGCGGTGAGGATGAGCTCCAACACGGTGCGAAAGAATGTTGTGGCGCTGGAGGAGAAGGGACTCATCTCCACCGAGGCAACCATGATTCGCCGCAAAGACGGGCGGCCCATGAACGGCAGCCTGCTCTACACCATTCGACCCATTCAGGCTGCGGTGGAGATGTTCTATGTACGGCAACTCCGTAAGGTAGAGGAAGATGCGGAGAAGCAACGCATAGCTGAGCGGCTGGAAAAGCTCCCGCACAGGAGCCACTGTAAGCCGCTGTGTGCCCCTTTGGACAAGGAATCGAGCCCCAACCCCATCCGGGGCGAAACAGGCGACGTTGAGCCTGTTTCGGAGGATGAGCGGAGGACAAATGAATTCCTGTCGAAGCCCAGCGAAGCGGTTTCGGAGGATGAACGGGAGGCGAAGGAAAAAGCAGGATAA
- a CDS encoding putative prophage LambdaBa04, DNA binding protein (Evidence 3 : Function proposed based on presence of conserved amino acid motif, structural feature or limited homology): protein MKKSRYKSFDDLPLMLTVPDVSNVLGIGLAHAYEIVRRRDFPTITLGSRIIVPRDKFMEWINAQADKKDERY, encoded by the coding sequence ATGAAGAAATCTAGATACAAATCTTTTGACGATCTGCCCCTGATGCTGACCGTGCCCGATGTCTCCAACGTGTTGGGCATCGGCCTGGCCCACGCCTATGAAATCGTTCGGCGGCGGGATTTCCCCACCATCACCCTCGGCTCCCGCATCATTGTCCCCAGGGACAAATTTATGGAGTGGATCAATGCACAGGCGGACAAAAAGGACGAGAGATATTGA
- a CDS encoding conserved hypothetical protein (Evidence 4 : Homologs of previously reported genes of unknown function): MAKLILKCPYIKCDGSGKVSGYLQYIATRENVQRVPDGRPATRKQEQLIEKIVRDFRDSKDLFEYEDYEAAHTGAAASAFITAALEMNWDAAGRSDVYMSYIATRPGAQRLGEHGLFGDKDAVDLVKAMGELEGYTGNVWTHIISLRREDATRLGYDSAGVWRNLLKAHRNEIADAMKIPPENFHWYAAFHDEGRHPHVHMMAWSADPAQGYLTRDGIRHIRSKLTNDIFHQEMLHLYEQKTTSRDELVQQARQAMLELTREMARGLCDHPQAEKLLLELARRLETVKGKKQYGYLPKPLKALADEIVDQMERLPAVAKCYDKWLELQGQVQSYYTGEAVRRLPLSKQNEFRAIQNAVIQEAERIRLGEISFEDEAIGTVDEPENMYRTAELYRQMRNIIHDESLSLDERDYAVEQMRQPAERGYPYAQHQMGKLYRDGTVVIPDMVMAKEWFLKAAAQEVAASQYALGKLFLSDDAEVRNPAEGMRWMEVAAQNGSHYAAYRLGKEYLRGEVVKKDVPKAMDYLNRSAEDGNQFAQYTLGKLYLMGREVPQDRELAKHWLTFSADQGNEYAKFFLDRLDQFREPSTMLGITRLLHHMAGIFRDHSLPKSPPAGGQIDRKLRRKLMEKKMAQGHKQDDHEEQNWTMSM, from the coding sequence ATGGCAAAGCTGATTCTCAAGTGTCCCTATATCAAGTGCGACGGTAGCGGCAAGGTCAGCGGGTACCTGCAATATATCGCCACCCGTGAGAACGTCCAGCGTGTCCCCGACGGTCGCCCGGCGACACGAAAGCAGGAGCAGCTCATCGAAAAAATCGTCCGTGACTTCCGGGACAGCAAGGACTTATTCGAGTATGAGGACTACGAGGCGGCCCACACCGGGGCGGCCGCCTCCGCCTTCATCACCGCAGCGTTGGAAATGAACTGGGACGCCGCCGGCCGCTCGGATGTGTATATGAGCTATATTGCAACCCGCCCCGGCGCCCAGCGGTTGGGGGAACACGGACTGTTCGGCGACAAAGACGCCGTGGATTTGGTGAAGGCCATGGGCGAGCTGGAGGGCTACACCGGGAATGTTTGGACGCATATCATCTCTTTGCGGCGGGAGGACGCGACAAGACTTGGCTACGACAGTGCCGGGGTGTGGCGCAATCTTCTGAAAGCGCATCGCAACGAAATCGCGGATGCAATGAAAATACCGCCGGAAAACTTCCACTGGTACGCGGCGTTCCATGATGAGGGCAGGCATCCTCATGTGCATATGATGGCCTGGTCGGCGGATCCCGCACAAGGCTATCTGACCCGCGATGGCATCCGGCACATCCGCTCCAAGCTCACCAACGATATCTTCCATCAGGAGATGCTGCACCTGTACGAGCAAAAAACCACCTCCCGTGACGAGCTGGTACAGCAGGCACGGCAGGCCATGCTGGAGCTGACGCGGGAAATGGCGCGCGGCCTGTGCGACCATCCCCAAGCGGAAAAACTCCTGTTGGAGTTGGCACGGCGGCTGGAAACGGTAAAGGGAAAGAAGCAGTACGGCTACCTGCCAAAGCCACTCAAGGCGCTGGCAGATGAGATTGTCGACCAGATGGAGCGCCTGCCTGCGGTGGCGAAATGCTATGACAAATGGCTGGAGCTGCAGGGACAGGTGCAGAGCTACTACACCGGGGAGGCCGTGCGCCGCCTCCCGCTTTCCAAACAAAATGAGTTCCGAGCCATTCAGAACGCGGTGATTCAGGAGGCAGAGCGCATTCGACTGGGGGAAATTTCCTTCGAGGATGAGGCAATAGGGACGGTGGACGAACCGGAAAATATGTACCGCACAGCGGAGCTTTACCGACAAATGCGCAATATCATCCACGATGAGAGCCTTTCGCTGGACGAGCGAGACTATGCCGTGGAGCAGATGCGCCAGCCGGCGGAGCGGGGCTATCCCTACGCTCAGCACCAGATGGGTAAGCTCTACCGGGACGGTACCGTGGTGATTCCCGATATGGTAATGGCAAAGGAGTGGTTTTTGAAAGCGGCGGCGCAGGAGGTTGCGGCCTCCCAATATGCCTTGGGCAAGCTGTTTCTCTCTGATGATGCGGAGGTTCGTAATCCAGCCGAGGGGATGCGCTGGATGGAAGTGGCAGCCCAAAACGGCAGTCACTACGCCGCCTATCGCCTTGGGAAAGAGTATCTGCGAGGCGAGGTTGTCAAAAAAGATGTGCCCAAGGCGATGGACTATCTGAACCGCTCGGCGGAGGATGGGAATCAGTTTGCCCAATACACATTGGGCAAGCTCTATCTGATGGGGCGGGAAGTTCCGCAGGACAGGGAGCTTGCCAAACACTGGCTGACCTTCTCCGCCGACCAGGGCAACGAATACGCCAAATTCTTTCTTGACCGTCTGGATCAGTTCCGGGAGCCAAGCACCATGCTCGGGATCACCCGCCTGCTCCACCACATGGCGGGGATATTCCGTGACCACTCTCTGCCCAAATCCCCTCCAGCGGGTGGGCAGATTGACCGTAAGCTTCGCAGAAAGCTAATGGAAAAGAAAATGGCCCAAGGGCATAAGCAAGACGACCATGAGGAACAGAATTGGACAATGTCGATGTGA
- a CDS encoding putative prophage LambdaCh01, site-specific recombinase, phage integrase family (Evidence 3 : Function proposed based on presence of conserved amino acid motif, structural feature or limited homology): protein MSKKRANGEGSIRRKPNGHWEGRYTVGVDPATGRAIQRSVSGKTQAECKEKLKRAILDNRGLAINHTGEYTVAEWCRLWFETYSRPNIRASTAYNYNNAIENHIIPAIGAVKLRQLTSLQIQRMYNDTKTGGRVKRFGKTTDLSLSGSYVRGLHMMLHNCLQQAVKERLIPYNPCDNCRIPKKERAEMKIIPPEQVGAYLREAEQYGVLPIFYLALTSGLRRGELLALLWEDLDAESRILTINKQVTRQDGELVVSEPKTQNSIRKVAVPQQTVELLIAEHESHPDSPLMFMSPKTGTYWSPESIGRIHKKLLEAAGIDTGVRFHDLRHTFATLAMQSGVDAKTLASMLGHYSAGFTLDTYTHVTHQMQQSAADKIGGFMEGVAATTPEPEPPEPTSNAPESTLESECKIIPFAQAM, encoded by the coding sequence ATGAGCAAGAAACGCGCAAACGGCGAGGGGAGCATCCGCAGGAAGCCAAACGGCCACTGGGAGGGCCGTTACACGGTGGGGGTGGACCCCGCCACCGGCAGGGCGATTCAGCGGAGTGTGTCCGGCAAAACCCAGGCCGAGTGCAAAGAAAAGCTGAAGCGGGCCATTCTGGACAACCGAGGCTTGGCAATCAACCACACCGGCGAATACACGGTGGCCGAGTGGTGCCGACTGTGGTTCGAGACCTACAGCAGGCCCAACATCCGCGCCAGCACGGCCTATAATTACAACAACGCGATTGAGAATCACATCATCCCTGCCATCGGAGCCGTCAAGCTGCGGCAGCTGACCTCGCTCCAAATTCAGCGGATGTACAACGATACCAAGACGGGCGGCCGGGTCAAGCGCTTTGGGAAAACCACCGACCTGTCCCTCTCGGGTAGCTATGTGCGGGGGCTCCACATGATGCTCCACAACTGCCTGCAGCAGGCGGTGAAGGAGCGGCTGATCCCGTACAACCCCTGCGACAACTGCCGCATCCCCAAAAAGGAGAGGGCGGAGATGAAGATCATCCCGCCCGAACAGGTTGGCGCGTATCTGAGAGAAGCCGAGCAATACGGTGTGCTGCCCATCTTCTATCTGGCGCTGACCAGCGGCCTGCGCAGGGGCGAGTTGCTGGCCCTGCTGTGGGAGGACTTGGACGCGGAAAGCCGCATCCTCACAATCAATAAGCAGGTGACCCGGCAGGATGGCGAGCTGGTGGTGTCCGAGCCTAAGACGCAGAACTCCATCCGCAAGGTGGCGGTACCACAGCAAACGGTGGAGCTGCTCATCGCCGAGCATGAGAGCCACCCTGACAGCCCCCTGATGTTCATGTCCCCCAAGACCGGTACCTACTGGAGTCCCGAGTCCATCGGGCGCATTCACAAAAAGCTGCTGGAGGCCGCGGGGATTGATACCGGCGTGCGGTTCCACGATCTCAGACACACCTTCGCCACTCTCGCCATGCAGAGCGGCGTGGACGCCAAGACTCTGGCAAGCATGCTGGGACATTACTCCGCAGGATTCACGCTGGACACCTACACCCATGTGACCCATCAGATGCAGCAGAGCGCGGCGGACAAGATCGGCGGGTTTATGGAGGGGGTGGCGGCAACAACTCCGGAGCCAGAGCCGCCAGAGCCGACATCGAACGCACCGGAATCCACGTTGGAGAGTGAATGCAAGATCATCCCTTTTGCACAGGCGATGTAG
- a CDS encoding conserved hypothetical protein (Evidence 4 : Homologs of previously reported genes of unknown function) → MKLAAHSIEAVGVRDVEACKGTVLVFSANNNTGCSGGLLMDELLKFSNRAEFRAWLVEQCLTSGGVWLLFGKVGGPKTITANDALEEALCFGWIDGQMQSLDDKTYKKYFSRRRENSKWSEKNKALTEKLEQQGIMTDHGREKIAEAKQNGQWNAAKTPTVTDEQINAVAELLRAYEPAYTNFQAMPPSIKKTYTRAYLDAKTEAGREKRLAWMVDRLNQNLKPM, encoded by the coding sequence TTGAAATTAGCGGCGCACAGTATTGAAGCGGTAGGGGTTCGTGATGTAGAGGCATGCAAAGGTACAGTGCTCGTCTTCTCAGCAAATAATAACACAGGTTGCTCTGGAGGGTTGCTTATGGACGAACTATTGAAGTTCTCTAACCGGGCGGAGTTTCGGGCATGGTTGGTGGAACAGTGTCTCACCAGCGGCGGCGTGTGGCTGCTCTTTGGCAAGGTGGGCGGCCCCAAGACAATTACAGCAAATGATGCCCTTGAGGAGGCTCTCTGCTTCGGCTGGATTGACGGACAGATGCAGAGTCTTGATGATAAGACGTATAAAAAATATTTCTCCCGGCGGCGGGAGAACAGCAAGTGGTCGGAGAAAAACAAGGCGCTGACCGAAAAGCTGGAACAGCAGGGCATCATGACCGACCACGGCAGAGAAAAAATAGCCGAAGCCAAGCAAAACGGACAGTGGAATGCCGCCAAGACACCGACTGTGACAGACGAGCAGATTAACGCCGTAGCAGAGCTGCTGCGGGCATATGAGCCCGCCTACACCAATTTTCAAGCCATGCCGCCATCGATCAAGAAAACCTATACGCGCGCCTATCTGGATGCGAAAACAGAAGCCGGACGGGAAAAGCGGTTGGCGTGGATGGTGGACAGGCTGAATCAGAACCTAAAGCCCATGTAA
- the trmB gene encoding tRNA (guanine-N(7)-)-methyltransferase: MRMRKKTNLIPRMERCAATLIRDPEERRGGWRELMPGCRELRLELGCGKGRFTAETAARNPDVLFIAVERVPDAMVIAMERVTAMGLTNAFFVDADAAKLTDYFAPGEVDLIYINFCDPWPTNRHAKRRLTYVNFLKLYRQVLGERGQIHFKTDNAPLFEWSLTQFPEAGFTLSEVTRDLHAQGIQGVMTDYEEKFHNLGTAINRCVAIMSELPVSKESETEKSADQ, from the coding sequence ATGAGGATGCGCAAAAAAACCAATCTGATCCCCCGGATGGAGCGGTGCGCCGCTACGTTGATCCGGGACCCGGAGGAGCGCCGGGGTGGCTGGCGGGAGCTAATGCCCGGCTGCAGGGAGCTCCGGCTGGAGCTGGGCTGCGGCAAAGGCCGTTTCACCGCGGAGACCGCCGCGCGGAACCCCGACGTCCTTTTCATCGCGGTGGAGCGAGTGCCCGACGCCATGGTCATTGCCATGGAGCGAGTGACTGCCATGGGCCTCACCAATGCTTTCTTTGTGGACGCCGACGCCGCCAAGCTGACCGACTACTTTGCCCCAGGCGAGGTGGACCTCATCTACATCAACTTCTGTGATCCCTGGCCCACCAACCGGCACGCCAAACGGAGGCTGACTTATGTTAACTTCCTGAAACTTTACCGCCAGGTGCTGGGGGAGAGGGGACAGATCCACTTCAAGACCGATAACGCGCCGCTATTCGAGTGGTCCCTGACCCAGTTCCCAGAGGCGGGCTTTACGTTGAGTGAGGTCACCAGAGACTTGCACGCCCAAGGTATACAGGGTGTGATGACCGACTACGAGGAGAAGTTCCACAACTTGGGCACCGCCATCAACCGCTGTGTGGCAATCATGAGCGAGCTGCCTGTTTCAAAAGAAAGTGAAACGGAAAAGAGCGCGGACCAATAG
- the rplT gene encoding 50S ribosomal subunit protein L20 (Evidence 2a : Function of homologous gene experimentally demonstrated in an other organism; PubMedId : 10094780, 12809609, 3158742, 381019, 6317865, 8628231; Product type s : structure): protein MARVKGAMMTRKRRNKILKLAKGYWGAKSKHFKMANEQVMKSLKYAYTGRRLKKRDFRQLWIARINAGCKMNGMNYSTFMNGLKKANITINRKMLSEMAISDKAAFTQLTVIAKSKLA from the coding sequence ATGGCTAGAGTCAAAGGCGCGATGATGACGCGCAAGAGAAGAAATAAGATCCTTAAGCTTGCCAAGGGCTACTGGGGTGCCAAGAGCAAGCATTTCAAGATGGCGAACGAGCAGGTCATGAAGAGCCTGAAGTACGCCTACACCGGCCGCCGTCTGAAGAAGCGCGATTTCCGTCAGCTCTGGATCGCCCGCATCAACGCCGGCTGCAAGATGAACGGCATGAACTACTCTACCTTCATGAACGGCCTGAAAAAGGCGAATATCACCATCAACCGCAAGATGCTCTCCGAGATGGCCATCAGCGACAAGGCCGCATTCACCCAGCTCACCGTAATCGCCAAGAGCAAGCTGGCCTAA
- a CDS encoding conserved hypothetical protein (Evidence 4 : Homologs of previously reported genes of unknown function), which yields MSKKEKFALYLPPELREEIDRIYASDGCSSRTEFIEKAIRHYLGCLHTKQAGAVLPQAVSSVIEGRLGVFQDRLTSLMFKQAVELDMVLSLLAESLEADEESLRRLRGRSVTNVKATNGRLSLEQHARRGSEV from the coding sequence ATGAGCAAAAAGGAGAAATTTGCGCTGTATCTGCCCCCGGAGCTGCGGGAGGAGATTGACAGAATTTATGCCTCAGACGGCTGCTCCAGCCGGACGGAGTTTATCGAAAAGGCCATCCGGCACTACTTGGGCTGTCTTCATACGAAACAGGCCGGGGCGGTGCTCCCTCAGGCGGTTAGCTCGGTTATCGAGGGGCGGCTGGGGGTATTCCAAGACCGGCTTACCTCGCTGATGTTCAAGCAGGCGGTGGAGCTGGACATGGTTTTGAGTCTCCTCGCGGAAAGCCTTGAGGCGGACGAAGAAAGCCTGCGCCGGCTGCGCGGCAGGAGCGTTACCAACGTTAAAGCGACCAACGGCAGGCTGAGCCTGGAGCAGCACGCCCGCCGGGGAAGCGAGGTGTAA
- a CDS encoding conserved hypothetical protein (Evidence 4 : Homologs of previously reported genes of unknown function), translating into MELGNNFFNARKKSGLSQEEVAEKLGVSRQTISKWELGETLPDIRQSKKLSLLYHLPLDKLIDFDLDVQEIQEVIDKTSEEVQNKVDWTKAWGKKYPILTTYQKEVDTHFYAVGLTALLDELKKKYGYDEMDAFLVLKDILAALWKKKNTPDQ; encoded by the coding sequence ATGGAGCTGGGCAACAATTTTTTCAATGCCAGAAAGAAGAGCGGATTGTCACAGGAGGAAGTCGCAGAAAAACTGGGCGTCAGCAGACAGACAATCTCAAAATGGGAGCTGGGTGAAACCCTTCCCGATATACGCCAATCCAAGAAGCTTTCTCTTTTGTATCACTTGCCCTTGGATAAACTGATTGACTTTGACCTGGATGTCCAGGAGATACAGGAAGTCATTGATAAGACGAGTGAGGAAGTCCAAAATAAAGTGGATTGGACGAAGGCGTGGGGAAAGAAATACCCGATCCTTACGACCTATCAAAAAGAAGTGGACACACATTTTTACGCCGTTGGATTAACCGCTCTGTTAGATGAGTTAAAGAAGAAATACGGCTATGATGAAATGGACGCTTTCCTTGTGCTAAAAGATATTTTGGCTGCTCTTTGGAAAAAGAAGAATACGCCAGACCAGTAA
- the kptA gene encoding putative RNA 2'-phosphotransferase (Evidence 3 : Function proposed based on presence of conserved amino acid motif, structural feature or limited homology): MESEIFRYNDGSPKTDGNYKSLSFVSEVIMSLTETSRFISLILRHKPETIGIMLDEHGWANVDELIAGVNTRYPLDIKTLEEIVSIDDKQRYSFNEDRTLIRANQGHSISVDVELKETAPPQFLWHGTGEKYTQSIEAQGLLPKSRLYVHLSKDEATAHRVGSRHGKPVIYRVLSGAMFSDRFKFYCSVNGVWLTKAVPAPYLQSCSH, from the coding sequence GTGGAATCAGAGATTTTTCGTTATAATGATGGCAGTCCTAAAACTGACGGCAATTATAAAAGTTTATCTTTTGTGAGTGAGGTAATTATGAGTTTAACTGAAACCAGCCGGTTTATCAGTTTGATACTGCGGCACAAACCAGAAACCATTGGGATCATGCTTGATGAGCACGGGTGGGCCAATGTGGATGAATTGATTGCCGGCGTAAATACGAGATATCCGCTGGATATCAAAACACTTGAGGAAATTGTAAGCATTGATGACAAGCAACGCTACTCCTTCAATGAGGACAGGACGCTGATCCGCGCAAATCAGGGGCACTCGATATCTGTGGATGTTGAATTAAAGGAGACAGCGCCTCCGCAATTTCTTTGGCACGGCACGGGTGAAAAGTACACGCAGTCTATCGAAGCGCAGGGGCTTCTTCCCAAATCGCGTTTGTATGTCCACCTGTCCAAAGACGAAGCCACAGCACACAGGGTTGGTTCCAGACACGGTAAGCCTGTCATTTACCGTGTCCTGAGCGGCGCCATGTTCAGTGACAGATTCAAATTTTACTGCTCAGTAAACGGAGTGTGGTTGACAAAAGCCGTCCCGGCACCGTATCTCCAAAGCTGTTCACATTGA
- the infC gene encoding Translation initiation factor IF-3, giving the protein MSAREALEKAAEQSLDLVKISPTAVPPVCKLMDYGKYRFEQQKREKEARKNQHVVEIKEVRMSPGIDVNDFNVKLRNAQKFLAEGDRVKVTVRFRGREMAHTDIGRGLLLKFAEQCTEVATLDKDPKLDGRHMSIFLSPKVGKDAKESKKSAPPTGE; this is encoded by the coding sequence ATGTCCGCGCGAGAGGCGCTGGAGAAGGCGGCGGAGCAAAGCCTTGATCTGGTGAAGATCTCCCCCACCGCAGTCCCCCCCGTGTGCAAGCTCATGGACTACGGCAAGTATCGGTTTGAGCAGCAGAAACGGGAAAAAGAGGCGCGGAAGAACCAGCACGTGGTTGAAATAAAAGAGGTGCGCATGTCTCCGGGCATCGACGTGAACGACTTCAACGTCAAGCTCCGCAACGCGCAAAAGTTTTTGGCCGAGGGCGACAGGGTCAAGGTCACCGTCCGTTTCCGCGGGCGTGAAATGGCCCACACCGACATCGGCAGGGGTTTGCTGCTCAAATTTGCCGAGCAGTGCACCGAGGTGGCCACACTGGACAAGGACCCCAAGCTGGACGGTCGCCACATGTCCATCTTCCTCTCCCCCAAGGTCGGCAAGGACGCCAAGGAAAGCAAAAAATCCGCTCCCCCCACCGGGGAATGA
- a CDS encoding Transcriptional regulator, effector binding domain protein, which translates to MDWITGIQRSLDYTEAHLTEKIDYEAVAKQAYSSAFHFQRMFSMLCGFSLGDYIRMRRLALAAEDLLCTGDKVIDIALKYGYDTPESFSRAFQRFHGITPTEARRGGTIKSFFRLSVKLILSGGSTMDYRIEKKDAFRIICKKKQVTKPQGDTAAEEISAFWNECTKDGTIEDICKYGRFDNLGGVLGICFSGEMADSGFPYGIGAEYNGAPLHGEALEILDIPAYTFAVFQCKGPMPEAFKTTYQRIVTEFFPQSNYEYGNGVELEVYPSAEVSNPDYTCEIWIAVKEKK; encoded by the coding sequence ATGGATTGGATTACGGGGATACAGCGCTCCCTTGACTACACAGAGGCGCATTTGACCGAGAAAATCGACTATGAGGCTGTGGCGAAGCAGGCTTATTCGTCAGCTTTTCATTTCCAGCGGATGTTCAGTATGCTCTGCGGATTTTCTCTCGGCGACTATATCCGTATGCGCCGTTTGGCGCTGGCTGCCGAAGACTTGCTGTGCACCGGCGATAAGGTCATCGACATTGCACTCAAGTACGGCTACGATACCCCCGAAAGCTTCTCCCGCGCATTCCAGCGGTTTCATGGCATTACCCCAACCGAGGCGCGCCGGGGCGGTACCATCAAATCCTTTTTCAGACTATCCGTAAAACTGATTTTATCGGGAGGCAGTACCATGGACTACAGAATTGAAAAGAAAGACGCGTTCAGAATCATCTGCAAGAAAAAGCAGGTCACCAAGCCCCAAGGGGACACCGCCGCAGAGGAAATTTCGGCATTCTGGAACGAGTGCACCAAAGACGGCACAATCGAGGATATTTGCAAATATGGTCGCTTTGACAATCTGGGCGGCGTGCTGGGCATCTGCTTCTCCGGGGAGATGGCGGATTCCGGTTTCCCTTACGGTATCGGCGCGGAGTACAATGGTGCACCCCTTCATGGAGAAGCGCTGGAGATTCTGGATATTCCCGCATACACCTTTGCGGTATTCCAGTGCAAGGGCCCGATGCCCGAGGCATTCAAGACCACCTATCAGCGCATCGTCACCGAGTTCTTTCCCCAGAGCAACTACGAATACGGCAATGGCGTGGAGCTGGAGGTCTACCCCTCCGCAGAGGTGTCCAACCCGGATTACACCTGCGAAATCTGGATTGCGGTGAAGGAGAAGAAGTAA
- a CDS encoding hypothetical protein (Evidence 5 : No homology to any previously reported sequences), which translates to MKLLFRYAMLIVPDREKKINQAKGDVKNMIAKAVSE; encoded by the coding sequence TTGAAACTTCTTTTCCGCTATGCTATGCTCATTGTACCAGATAGAGAAAAGAAAATCAATCAAGCAAAAGGGGATGTGAAAAATATGATTGCAAAAGCGGTAAGTGAATAA
- a CDS encoding Channel protein, hemolysin III family → MDEIIIPEPGNGPVLQSKAKARKRPEEKGRDPYDGLRPWSAITHGVGAVLAVLGTVLLLVRAIALGANPWHLVSFGVYGASMIGLYTASTLYHCLNTSVRGRIALRKYDHTSIYFLIAGTYTPICLVGLRTVGAWGWTLFGIIWALALGGLALTMVWINSPRWMTSGIYLFMGWMALVALYPLYLSVGWKGLFWLLAGGILYSVGGVMYALKWPGRNNPRFGCHEIFHVFIVLGSICHFLLMYRVIVFL, encoded by the coding sequence ATGGATGAAATCATCATACCCGAGCCTGGCAACGGGCCGGTTCTCCAGAGCAAGGCAAAGGCGCGGAAGCGACCCGAGGAAAAGGGCCGCGACCCCTACGACGGCCTGCGCCCTTGGTCCGCCATAACCCATGGAGTGGGAGCCGTCCTCGCCGTTCTGGGCACCGTGCTCCTCCTGGTGCGGGCCATCGCCCTGGGGGCGAACCCCTGGCATCTGGTCTCTTTTGGCGTGTATGGCGCGTCCATGATTGGGCTGTACACCGCCAGCACCCTGTACCACTGCCTGAACACCAGCGTCCGGGGGCGCATCGCCCTGCGTAAGTACGACCACACCTCTATCTATTTCCTTATCGCCGGGACTTATACCCCCATCTGCCTCGTAGGCCTGCGCACAGTGGGGGCCTGGGGCTGGACGCTCTTTGGAATCATCTGGGCCCTGGCCCTGGGCGGGCTGGCACTGACGATGGTTTGGATCAACTCTCCCCGCTGGATGACCTCAGGCATCTACCTCTTCATGGGCTGGATGGCACTGGTGGCCCTCTATCCCCTCTATCTGAGCGTAGGCTGGAAAGGGCTCTTCTGGCTGCTGGCGGGCGGTATCCTCTACTCGGTGGGCGGCGTGATGTACGCCCTCAAGTGGCCTGGCCGGAACAATCCCCGGTTTGGCTGCCATGAGATTTTCCATGTGTTTATTGTCCTGGGCAGTATCTGTCACTTCCTTCTCATGTACCGGGTTATCGTGTTTTTGTAA